The region ATAATCCTCGAATTTGATTGGTGCAAGCAATGCGCTGCTTGATTAACCGGTCTCTTATTCTATGCATCATCAAGACCTCTTGCTGAGCCTCTGACTTAATTGGCACAAAACGAATATTAGGTCTTGAACTTGCTTCAAAGATAGCTAATGCATCGTTACTGTCATTTTTATTCCCGCGAACAAATGGGGTAACATGTTGAGCGGGTATCAACTTAACGTTATGGCCAAATTGTAAACCGACACGCCCCCAATAGTGTGATGAATAACAGGCCTCCATAACCACAGTGCAAGCAGGCGTGTTGCATAACAGCTCTTTAAGCTGATTTCTGTTCAGCCGTTTGTTATAGACTTTCTTAGCATCTGCAGTCATTCCAAGTACTTGGGATACATTCTTTGCAAGATCGATAGCAATAGTGGTAACTTTCATAGTGGACGCTCCTTAATGTAACTGAATGGTCAACATCAGTTTGGCGCATTGACGCCGAATTAGGGAGCGTCCATCTCATCAGCCATGGTTAATTGCACTTCCTGTCGCTGTGACTAAAATTTAATCATGGTGATGTGATTGGAGTGAGTTATGCCTCGTCCTAGAAGAACATTGATAAGTATCGAAGATACACCTTACTACCATTGTTGTAGCCGTGTCGTGCGCCGCGCATATCTCTGTGGTGACGATAAGTACACAGGTAAAAACTATGACCATCGACGCGGCTGGGTAGAGGCGCAAATGCTTAAATTATCTGACGTGTTTGCGATTGATGTTGCTGCCTATGCCGTGATGAGTAATCATTTGCATATTGTGTTATATATCGATTTAGATAAAGCCAATGTCTGGTCAGATAGGGAAGTGGTTGAACAATGGCATCAATGCTTTAACGGCACAGCACTCACACAAAAATTTGCTTGAGGTGAAGTGATTGATGAGCACCAAGTGGCTAAATTAAAACACCTAATTGCGACTTACCGCTCACGTCTGAGTGATATTAGCTGGTTTATGCGATGCCTTAATGAGCCGATTGCCAGACAAGCCAACTTTGAAGATAATTGCACAGGTCATTTCTGGGAAGGGCGGTTTAAATCTCAAGCGCTTTTGGATGAAGCGGCAGTGCTGGCCTGTATGGCTTATGTCGAGCTTAATCCTATTCGCGCTAAGATAGCCAATACGCCCGAGAATTCAGACTACACCAGCCTTCAATTGCGAGTCAAGGCGGCAATCAATGGAAAGCAACCCACCAGATTACTGCCCTTTATTGGGAATGAACGGCTGAATCAACCCAAAGGGATAAACTTCGCGCTGAAAGACTATCTTGAATTAATTGATGAAACAGGGCGTATTATTCGAGATGATAAACGCGGAGCAATCTCATCGAATGCAGATAAGATATTAACGAGGCTAAACATTCCTGTTGAAAATTGGCTCAAAATCACCACAGAGTTTGGGCACCTATTTCATGGGCCAGTAGGGACACTGCAAGAGCTAAGTCGCTACTGTGAACACTTAAATAAAAGACGACGGCATTTTTCCACGAGTTGCGAGTATCTTAAAGTAGGCTAGCCGCTGGATTCAAGTAATAAGAGCAACAGAACTCTAATATACCTGTAATAGCATCTTCCTCAGTTTATCAACAGAGCAGATATTCCTTGCCTTAAAATCAACTTTTTACGACAAAAAACCTCATTTTGTTAAGAGTACTCGGTTATATGAGCTTAACACTCCTTCCTTTCATGAATTAATAGTTACAAAACATAGAGTGCTCTCTAGATATATGTATGTTATTGATTAACAATGGCTGGCTATGGTTTTGGCTTATCAAAAAAGGCGGTAATACGACGTACTACACGGGCATAAGCCTCAATGGTTGAAGGACGTTTACCTTGTAGCCTTAAGTTGATAAGATGTTGTTCATAAAGATAATTGTAATGTTGTGCTTGTGATGTATTCATGGGTATACTCCAATAACGCATCATCGAAGTGACAATGCTATTATTGAGTATGGACGGTAGTTACAAACACCTCTGCCGCAGAGCGGCTTCGTTCAACAAGTCGTTTAAACGGACAAATAACAGTTGGCTTTTGCTCCTTCGTCGCTTATTTTAACCAACAATTTTTGTCCGCTTAAGTGGGCGTTGGTATCAAAAAAATCATTGGATGATTTATGACAAAATTGGAATTTGCAGTCAAACTCGAAAAGTATCAAAAAAGGAAGCGCAGATCTAAATGGACGTTTTATAGTATTGCTTTTGTCTCTTTGATGTTTTTAGTTATCCCAAGTTCGATATTAAATTTTAATGAAAGTGAGTCTACTTTCTTTATGGTAATGGCTGTTGTTTACTTTTTAAAAGCATCAGGTATTACAAATGGGACAGAAGAGCAAGAACTCCTAGTTAATGCGCTAGATTTACTTTCGGCTAAAAATGATACCTAAGTTGCTTAAACGGAATAAAAATAGTTGGCCATCGATCCGCGATTATAGCCAACCATTTTTATCCGCTTAGCAAGGCGTTGGTTATGGATGTAACGTCTACAATGTACAAAGCTAGTTTCTATTTATCCTTGGCCAGCAGAAAATAACCATTGACCTAATCTCTTGTTTTCACTAAAATCGACCTATTATTTAGTTATTATTAATCCCTCGGTATTAATTCCCTATTCAGGGCATTTAAATTTTCTCTCGAATTCACAAAAACGAGATTAAACATGACTAAATTAAATCAACAGAATAACCCACTATTTACTTCAAAAATAAATTACCCGATAAGTTTTGATGGATGCGTCAAATCGAATTTACCTTATAGTACTGATCCTTTACTGGTTATGGATATCTATTACCCTGGGAAAAGGAGTACTCCTGCTCCGGTTGTTATCTTAGTTATAGGATATCCTGACCAGGGCTTCGAGCAAATGACAGGACTAAAAATAAAAGAAGTTCAACAATATATATCTTGGGCGCAACTTTTCGCGGTTTCAGGAACTACAGCGATTACTTACTCAAACATTGAGCCCGAAAAAGATATTTTCACTCTACTTCAACATCTGAAAGGTAATGCAGTTGATCTTGGTATTGATAGTGAAAATATTTCTCTTTGGTCTTGCTCTGGAAACGTGCCCAATGCACTTTCAGTATTAGCATCAGATTCATCAATCAAATGTGCAGCTCTTCTATATGGCTTCATGATTGATCTGAACTGTTCACAGGTGGTTGCTGACGCATCAGAAGTTTTCAAATTTGTACATCCGCTAAAGGGCGTTAATTCGTTACCTGAGTTTCCGCCTATATTGGTTGTGCGGGCTGGCCAAGATGAAATGCAGGGATTAAATAGTTCGATCGATACGTTTATTGATCGGGGGTTAAAGAATAATATGCCAGTGACTTTAATCAATCTTCCTGAAGCCCATCATTCATTTGATTTATTTGATGAGTCAAAGAGAATAAAGACAACGATAAGGAATATTTTGGAGTTTATTAACAACCATCTTACTCGTTAGGATTCTGAAAACTAATGTGTATTGATAGCCGTAGTGTGCCAGAGTAAGGAGTAGTCTGTTGGAAAAATAAACATAACAAATAAGAATAGGTGTCGCGTAGCCGACACCTTATTCGGGTGTTGAACAAGCCCAGAGTCTGCTTTATAATGCAAAGAGCGATTTGTTTTGTGAAGGGATTGCGATCAATGACTTGATCACAATACGCACGAAAAAAGGTAGGACAGGCATATTTTTATCTTTTCTGCGATCCCGCCACGTTCAACCTGAAGTGTCCTTAAAATGTTAATTAAAGGTCTCTTGAACCAATTTCAACATATCCTCATAACTATAAAATGTCGATAAGTCTTATGGGCTCTATCTTGATTTTTTATTAGAGAATTCTGCTAAATAAATGACAGATAAAACAGAGTAATAACGCTAAATCGAAGAGAGTAATAATAGGTGTAAGTGAAATCGAGGACTTCGGTTTCAAGGATGAAACCGTAGAGCATATAGGGATATATTCACAGCGTGCTGAGAGATCACCTACACATACCCTCGCTGGAAGCGATTAATAACAAGGAAGTTAAAGTATAAAATAAGCTAGCCCAATACAAAATCAGCCAAAGGTTAATTGAAAAGATCACAGCCTTCATTCGAAGGCTAATTAGTAATTAGAGACGTGCATAAAAAAAGGCTAAGAATCACTTCTTAGCCTTTTTACAAATGATGCCTTGTTCTGAATGTGTAAAAACATACCAGGGCATAACATGAGTGTTAGTCTACGGCGTAACCGGCGCTGTTGAGTACGACACCATCGAGAACGGCTTTACCCTCTGTCATAGCCAGTCTGCCTTGACTGAACCATTTAACGACCATTGGGTAGATGGCGTGTTCTTGCTCGTGTACGCGCAGTGCCAGTGTCTCTGATGTGTCATCTTCATAGACGGGCACTTTCGCTTGCAAAATGACCGGGCCTGAATCTAGCTCTGGTGTGACAAAATGGACGCTGACGCCGTGTACTGTATCGTTGGCGTCAATCGCGCGTTGATGGGTATGCAGTCCGGTGTATTTAGGCAATAACGAGGGATGAATATTGATCATCTTTCCTTCAAAGCCTTGCACTAACTCGTCGCTTAATATGCGCATAAAACCTGCTAGTACAATAAGATCAGGCTGATACTTATCGATAGCGAGTTTTAGTCTAGCGTCATACTCAACGCGAGTTTCATCTTTATGTGCAATCACACAGCTGGTATCTATCTCACTTTGGTGAGCACGGATAAGGCCATAAGCAGTGGGTTTATTACTGATCACACCGACCACTTCGGCCTGAAAATTGTCATCACATCCGTCGATAATGGCCTGTAAATTACTGCCATTACCTGAGATCAATACTAATACGCGACTGCAGACTGACATTACAGGATCTCCACTTGCTCTTCATCATCATTGCGTTTGGCAATGTGACCAATTAACCAGGCTTTTTCGCCTTCAGCATTAAGTAGGGTAAGGGCTGCTTCAACTTTGTCGCTTGGCAGGGCGACAACCATGCCAACGCCACAGTTAAATGTGCGATACATTTCAAATTCTGCGATATTACCATTTTTCATCAACCAGTTAAAGATTGATGGCCACTGCCATGAGTCGCCTTTAACGACAGCTTTACAGTCAGCCGGCAGTACGCGAGGGATATTTTCCCAGAACCCACCACCTGTGATGTGTGCCATTGCGTGAACGTCAGTTTGTTCAAGCAGCTTAAGCAGTGATTTAACGTAAATTTTGGTTGGCTTAAGCAAATGGTCGATAAGTGGCTTACCTTCAAGATCATCTTGTGGGTTAGCTTGGCTGACTTCAAGGACCTTACGGATCAAAGAAAATCCATTTGAGTGCGGGCCACTTGATGCTAGTGCGATAAGTGAGTCACCTGCCGTGACTTTAGTGCCATCGATGATGTCGGCTTTTTCAACTACGCCGACGCAGAAACCTGCAAGGTCATAATCATCACCTTCATACATACCGGGCATTTCAGCGGTTTCCCCACCGATTAACGCACAGCCAGATTGTACACAACCTTCGGCAATGCCTTTAACGACTGCGGTGGCAGCATCAACGTCTAATTTCCCTGTGGCGTAATAGTCGAGAAAGAAAAGTGGCTCAGCACCAGAGACGATTAAATCGTTAGAGCACATGGCAACTAGATCAATACCGACGGTATCGTGCTTTTTATGATCAATGGCTAATCTTAATTTAGTACCAACACCGTCGGTGCCAGACACCAGAACTGGGTGCTTGTACTTAGTTGGCAGCTCACACAGAGCACCAAATCCACCTAAGTTGCCCATGACTTCTGGGCGGTGGGTACGTTTCACTGCAGTCTTAATATTATCAACAAGTGCATTTCCGGCGTCGATATCAACACCTGCATCTTTATAGCTCAGCTGGGTAGGAATGCTCACGAAGATCCTCTCGGGTACAGAATAGTTATGGGGTTTTATGCGGTGCTATTCTAACAGCTTGTGTCATCACTCGAAAGAGGCAGATCGCAGATATAGCACCTGACATCGAGTATGATTTATTGGGTTTTTAAAACTTTATGTTTTCCATTGTGGACAAATAAATTAGAATCTTCTGAATTTGCTTGTATAAATGTCAAAAATCAGGAGATAAAGATGAAAGTGGTTGAGGTTAAACATCCTTTAGTACGTCATAAAATCGGATTAATGCGTGAAGGTAATATTAGCACTAAGCGTTTTCGTGAATTAGCTGCTGAGGTAGGCAGTTTATTAACCTATGAAGCAACGGCGGATTTTGAAACTGAGACCGTGGTGATCGAAGGATGGAATGGCCCTGTTGAGGTTGAGCAGATTAAAGGTAAGAAAGTCACCGTGGTGCCTATTTTGCGTGCTGGTCTGGGTATGATGGATGGCGTATTGGAACATATTCCAAGTGCGCGAATTTCAGTGGTGGGGATTTACCGTGACGAGGAGACCTTAGCACCGGTTTCTTATTTTGAAAAATTAGCCAGCGATATGCCTTCGCGTATCGCGTTGGTCGTTGATCCTATGCTGGCGACGGGAGGGTCAATGATTGCAAGCATTGATTTGCTAAAAGAGCGTGGTTGCACTGCGATCAAAGCCTTAGTGTTAGTGGCCGCACCAGAAGGTGTTGCTGCGCTAGAAAAAGCCCATCCAGATATTGAGCTTTATACTGCTTCGATTGATGATTGTTTGAATGAACAAGGCTATATTCTTCCCGGTCTGGGCGATGCGGGTGATAAGATTTTCGGTACGAAATAATGTTTAGCTAAAAGCGTGACAAAAAAGGAGCCATTAGGCTCCTTTTTTGGGTAATGTCTATTCGATTAAAGCACCATGGCGGCAATCCAACCAAACACTAATAAAGGTATGTTGTAGTGAATAAAGGTTGGGATCACACTGTCTTTAATATGGTCGTGTTGTCCATCAGCGTTAAGACCGGCTGTGGGACCTAAGGTCGAATCTGATGCCGGTGAGCCGGCATCGCCTAATGCAGCAGCTGTGCCGACAAGGGCGATGGTGGCAGGAACAGAGAAACCAAAGCTGATGGCTAGCGGGACATAGATAGCGGCAATGATCGGGATAGTTGAAAAAGATGAACCGATCCCCATGGTGATAAGTAACCCCACGATTAACATTAAAAAAGCGGCTAATGCTTTGTTATCACCAATGATATCACTTAGTGATGCGACTAAACTACCCACATCACCGGTCGCTTTTACGACGGCAGCAAAACCTGCAGCTGAGATCATGATGAAACCTATGTTAGCCATCATGCGCACACCTTGGTTAAAGATATCTTGATCAGCAACGTGCTTAAGTGCACCTGAGAAGCTGAAAATAACAAAGCCAACCAACGCACCAAAAATCATCGAGTCAGTTTGTAATTGAACTGAAAGTGTCGAGATAATAGCAATAACGGCAATAATGATATTTTTACGGTTGAGTGTTTCTTCTGGCTCTGCAGCAAGTATCGCTTTTTCTTCGTATTCTCTAGGCTTACGATAACTGACAAATATGGCAAATAATAACCCGGTTACCATACCAAAGGCGGGGATCATCATGGCGGTAGGGATTTGTTCACGAACAGCGTGCAGATCATTACTGTTTAAATTAGCAAGCAGAATATCGTTTAGAAAAATGCCGCCAAAGCCTATAGGTAAAATCATGTAGGTTGTGACTAAACCAAAGGTAAGGACACAAGCAACTAATCGTCGATCTAATCTTAATTTAGACATTACATGAAGCAGTGGTGGGATCAAAATGGGGATAAAAGCAATGTGAATAGGTAATAGGTTTTGCGATGAGACCGACATCAATAGGATCATGATGAGCAGTGTCCATCTTACGCGGTTCATATTGTTTTTATTTTGCTCACGCCCTAAAGAGGCGATCACTTTACGTGAAATGAGCGTGGTTAGGCCTGAATGTGATAGAGCAACAGCAAAAGCACCAAGCAGGGCATAACTCAATGCGATTTGGGCACCGCCGCCGAGGCCTGTATTAAAAGCGTCGATTGTTTGTTGAACATCCATGCCTCCAACAAGACCGGCGACTAATGCAGAAATGGTCAGTGCGATGACGACATTAACCCTAGCGAAACTGAGGGCCAGCATCAGGCATACTGCGATAACAACAGCGTTCATATTCTATATTTTCTTTTATATTTGTTAGATTGACGGTCATTTTTGCTTAGTCAATGTCGTCTTGTCCAGTAAATAGGTCTTTTTTCTTGTTTAATCGATAGTTTGTTAACTAATTGTGATTGTAGATAAGTGTTAAGTGTAAAATATCAACACAATAGTAAAGGTCAATTAGGCTACAAAATCAGCGGAAAGAGGTATATTTATCAAAAAATGTGTTATTGACTTGTGTGGCAGTAAACAGTGCCTATAATGCGATAAGATTTAACGAAAAACGTTTTTCAATCCATAGATGGAGATATATAATGAGCGTATTAGTAGGCCGTCCAGCCCCTGATTTCACCGCGGCTGCAGTTCTGGGTAATGGCGAAATCGTTGATAGCTTTAACCTCGTTGAGGCAACGAAAGGCAAGCCAACAGTCGTATTTTTCTACCCACTTGATTTTACTTTTGTCTGCCCATCTGAGCTGATTGCCTTTGATCATCGTATTGAAGAGTTTAAGCAACGTGGTGTTGAAGTGATTGGTGTTTCTATTGATTCACAGTTCACTCACAATGCATGGCGTAATACTCCAGTAGCTCAAGGCGGGATTGGTCCTGTTCAGTACACGCTAGTGGCTGACGTTAAGCATGAGATTTGCAAAGCGTATGATGTTGAGCATCCAGAAGCGGGTGTCGCTTTCCGTGGTTCTTTTTTAATTGATAAAGAAGGCCAAGTGCGTCATCAAGTGGTTAATGATCTTCCACTAGGCCGCAATGTCGATGAAATGCTGCGTATGATTGATGCACTTCAATTCCATGAAGAGCACGGTGATGTGTGTCCTGCTGGTTGGGAAAAAGGCGATAAAGGTATGGATGCAAGCCCAGAAGGTGTTGCTTCTTACTTAAATGATAATGCAGATGCACTATAATTTGTAATATTATCAGTTGCTAAAGTTTAAAAAAAGCTGCGTTTATCGCAGCTTTTTTGTTTTTAAATAATGTGACTTAGCAAGTTTTCTTTAATGTCATTGTTAATTCATCATATCGTGATGAGTTAGTCGCTATCGCCTTTTATCGTTTCATTATCTATCGCTAAAGGCCACCCACCTAATGTTTTCCAGCGGTTGACAATTAAACAAAATAATTCTGCTGTCCGCTCTGTGTCGTAAAGGGCTGAGTGAGCTTCATTATTATCAAATGGGATCCCAGCAATAGAGCACGCTTTTGCGAGTACTGTATGGCCTAACGCCAGACCTGACAATGCTGCAGTATCGAAGGTTGCAAAAGGGTGGAAGGGGCTGCGTTTAAGCGCACAGCGTTCAATCGCTTTGGTCACAAAGCTATGATCAAAGGTCGCATTGTGGGCAACGATAATCGTTCGATGGCAGCCCACAGCTTTTTGGGCTTTTTTGACTTCTTTAAAAATCTCCAAGAAGGCGTCTTTTTCACTGACTGCGCCCCGCAATGGATTGGTAGGATCTATGCCTGTAAACGCCAAGGCTTCAGGTTCTAGATTTGCGCCTTCAAAAGGTTCGATGTGAAAATGCAAAGTTTTGTCTAAACTGAGTATACCTTCATCATTCATTTTGAGCATGGTGACGGCGATTTCAAGTAACGCATCGGTTTGAGCATTGAAACCGGCTGTTTCAACATCGATGACAACGGGGAAGTAGCCTCGAAATCGGTGACTTAATTTATTCGCGTTGCAAATGTCGCTCATGACAATATCCAAATAGTTAGCATGCCGCTATTATGAGGCAATGGGTTAATGCTGTCATGTTTGAATGTTTGTTTTATAGGCTAAAGGTATGCAAAGATGTGCCGATAGGCTAAGTAATAGAATAAATAAGAGTACTTTGTATGTGGCTAAGAGTATTACTGGTGTTAGCTTTGTTTTTGCCTCTGTCGACGAGTGCGCAATTACGACATTATGTTGCCTCATTGGATCAATCTCAGTGGACGTTAAGTGGCAATACGCCAATCATATGTCGACTTGAGCATGATATTCCTGCGTATGGTAAAGCAATATTTACCAGCTTAGCAGGTAAAAGCCATAATCTTATTTTTAATCTCGATATGTGGGTAAAACCAGAAAAAGTGACCCAAGCAAAACTAATGAGCTTACCCCCTACGTGGCGTCCCGGAGTACTGTCT is a window of Shewanella sp. VB17 DNA encoding:
- a CDS encoding alpha/beta hydrolase — translated: MTKLNQQNNPLFTSKINYPISFDGCVKSNLPYSTDPLLVMDIYYPGKRSTPAPVVILVIGYPDQGFEQMTGLKIKEVQQYISWAQLFAVSGTTAITYSNIEPEKDIFTLLQHLKGNAVDLGIDSENISLWSCSGNVPNALSVLASDSSIKCAALLYGFMIDLNCSQVVADASEVFKFVHPLKGVNSLPEFPPILVVRAGQDEMQGLNSSIDTFIDRGLKNNMPVTLINLPEAHHSFDLFDESKRIKTTIRNILEFINNHLTR
- the purN gene encoding phosphoribosylglycinamide formyltransferase; this translates as MSVCSRVLVLISGNGSNLQAIIDGCDDNFQAEVVGVISNKPTAYGLIRAHQSEIDTSCVIAHKDETRVEYDARLKLAIDKYQPDLIVLAGFMRILSDELVQGFEGKMINIHPSLLPKYTGLHTHQRAIDANDTVHGVSVHFVTPELDSGPVILQAKVPVYEDDTSETLALRVHEQEHAIYPMVVKWFSQGRLAMTEGKAVLDGVVLNSAGYAVD
- the purM gene encoding phosphoribosylformylglycinamidine cyclo-ligase, which translates into the protein MSIPTQLSYKDAGVDIDAGNALVDNIKTAVKRTHRPEVMGNLGGFGALCELPTKYKHPVLVSGTDGVGTKLRLAIDHKKHDTVGIDLVAMCSNDLIVSGAEPLFFLDYYATGKLDVDAATAVVKGIAEGCVQSGCALIGGETAEMPGMYEGDDYDLAGFCVGVVEKADIIDGTKVTAGDSLIALASSGPHSNGFSLIRKVLEVSQANPQDDLEGKPLIDHLLKPTKIYVKSLLKLLEQTDVHAMAHITGGGFWENIPRVLPADCKAVVKGDSWQWPSIFNWLMKNGNIAEFEMYRTFNCGVGMVVALPSDKVEAALTLLNAEGEKAWLIGHIAKRNDDEEQVEIL
- the upp gene encoding uracil phosphoribosyltransferase; the encoded protein is MKVVEVKHPLVRHKIGLMREGNISTKRFRELAAEVGSLLTYEATADFETETVVIEGWNGPVEVEQIKGKKVTVVPILRAGLGMMDGVLEHIPSARISVVGIYRDEETLAPVSYFEKLASDMPSRIALVVDPMLATGGSMIASIDLLKERGCTAIKALVLVAAPEGVAALEKAHPDIELYTASIDDCLNEQGYILPGLGDAGDKIFGTK
- a CDS encoding Na+/H+ antiporter family protein, yielding MNAVVIAVCLMLALSFARVNVVIALTISALVAGLVGGMDVQQTIDAFNTGLGGGAQIALSYALLGAFAVALSHSGLTTLISRKVIASLGREQNKNNMNRVRWTLLIMILLMSVSSQNLLPIHIAFIPILIPPLLHVMSKLRLDRRLVACVLTFGLVTTYMILPIGFGGIFLNDILLANLNSNDLHAVREQIPTAMMIPAFGMVTGLLFAIFVSYRKPREYEEKAILAAEPEETLNRKNIIIAVIAIISTLSVQLQTDSMIFGALVGFVIFSFSGALKHVADQDIFNQGVRMMANIGFIMISAAGFAAVVKATGDVGSLVASLSDIIGDNKALAAFLMLIVGLLITMGIGSSFSTIPIIAAIYVPLAISFGFSVPATIALVGTAAALGDAGSPASDSTLGPTAGLNADGQHDHIKDSVIPTFIHYNIPLLVFGWIAAMVL
- a CDS encoding peroxiredoxin C, yielding MSVLVGRPAPDFTAAAVLGNGEIVDSFNLVEATKGKPTVVFFYPLDFTFVCPSELIAFDHRIEEFKQRGVEVIGVSIDSQFTHNAWRNTPVAQGGIGPVQYTLVADVKHEICKAYDVEHPEAGVAFRGSFLIDKEGQVRHQVVNDLPLGRNVDEMLRMIDALQFHEEHGDVCPAGWEKGDKGMDASPEGVASYLNDNADAL
- the rnt gene encoding ribonuclease T, with product MSDICNANKLSHRFRGYFPVVIDVETAGFNAQTDALLEIAVTMLKMNDEGILSLDKTLHFHIEPFEGANLEPEALAFTGIDPTNPLRGAVSEKDAFLEIFKEVKKAQKAVGCHRTIIVAHNATFDHSFVTKAIERCALKRSPFHPFATFDTAALSGLALGHTVLAKACSIAGIPFDNNEAHSALYDTERTAELFCLIVNRWKTLGGWPLAIDNETIKGDSD